A region of the Parambassis ranga chromosome 24, fParRan2.1, whole genome shotgun sequence genome:
attggtttattAGCTGTTATCACCACATGTGGAAACCTGCTTGTAATAATCTCCAttatttacttcaaacagctgcacactcctactaactctctcatcctctctctggctgtggctgACCTGATGGTTGGGATTATTCTCTTTCCTTTCAGCATGGCGTTCTCTTTCAAATCTTGTCTGTATTTTCATGGATTATTCTGCAAAATACGAGGCAGCTTTGATATTTGTCTCAGCTCGTGTTCTATTCTGAACCTGGGATGTATTTCTGTTGACAGATACTATGCAGTGTGTCAGCCTCTGACATACAGAGCTAAGATCAATCACCGTGTTGTTGTGATCATGGTCCTGATGTGCTGGGGGGTTTCTGCTCTGATTGGGATTGGGATTATAATTGCTGGATTAAACAGTGAAAACTGTGGGAACAGGTGTCTAATAGAAGTCCTCATGAAAAACACTATTGGACCCATATTATCCTTTTACCTCCCAATGATCATAATGCTCTGCACGTACCTGAAGATTTTCCTTGTTGCACAGAGACAGGCGCGCAGcatccacaacacaacaaagtgtggagcagctgtcagtaagatggagaggaaggccacCAAAACTCTGGCTATAGTGATGGGAGTGTTTCTTTTCTGCTGGACtcctttctgtctttgcatCACCTTTCTGCCTTTTACGAATGGTTTAGCACCTACTTCTGTGATTGAGTCACTTAGGTGGCTTGCATTATCAAATTCAATGCTGaatccatttatttatgctttcttcTACAGCTGGTTCAG
Encoded here:
- the LOC114428978 gene encoding trace amine-associated receptor 1-like; this translates as MKTEVSINWTDVTDTYQCSKTVNFNNILANSHSTICGLLYVFIGLLAVITTCGNLLVIISIIYFKQLHTPTNSLILSLAVADLMVGIILFPFSMAFSFKSCLYFHGLFCKIRGSFDICLSSCSILNLGCISVDRYYAVCQPLTYRAKINHRVVVIMVLMCWGVSALIGIGIIIAGLNSENCGNRCLIEVLMKNTIGPILSFYLPMIIMLCTYLKIFLVAQRQARSIHNTTKCGAAVSKMERKATKTLAIVMGVFLFCWTPFCLCITFLPFTNGLAPTSVIESLRWLALSNSMLNPFIYAFFYSWFRSAFRMIITGKIFQGDFTNCKL